The following coding sequences are from one Buchnera aphidicola (Periphyllus testudinaceus) window:
- the aroC gene encoding chorismate synthase, whose amino-acid sequence MSGNSIGKIFTVTTFGESHGSFIGCIIDGTPPGLKIHTSDIQKELDRRRPGKSKYTTQRRELDKVKILSGVFKNKTTGTSIGLIIKNTDQRSEDYKNIKNIFRPGHADYTYQKKYGIRDYRGGGRASARETAMRVAAGAIAKKYLKENYGILIQGYLSQIGNIKCKLKSFKEIEKNDFFCPDPKKIKKIDKLIRQIKKNGDSIGAEVTTIIKNVPIGLGEPVFDKLDAEIAHAIMGINAVKGVEIGDGFSVVKKLGSKHRDEMHPKGYLSNRDGGIIGGISNGQNIIIKSAFKPTSSIRIPAQGINKKNEPVTIITKGRHDPCVGLRAIPITESMIAIVIMDHILRFKAQCLKK is encoded by the coding sequence ATGTCAGGAAATTCAATAGGAAAAATCTTTACAGTAACAACATTTGGTGAATCTCACGGAAGTTTTATAGGATGTATTATAGATGGAACGCCTCCTGGATTAAAGATTCATACATCAGATATACAAAAAGAATTAGATAGAAGAAGACCTGGAAAATCTAAATATACAACACAACGTCGAGAACTTGATAAAGTTAAAATTCTTTCTGGAGTATTTAAAAATAAAACCACTGGAACAAGTATTGGGTTAATCATAAAAAATACAGATCAAAGATCAGAAGATTATAAAAATATTAAAAATATATTTAGACCAGGTCATGCAGACTATACTTACCAAAAAAAATATGGGATTAGAGATTATAGAGGAGGCGGAAGAGCATCTGCACGAGAAACAGCTATGAGAGTTGCTGCAGGAGCAATAGCTAAGAAATATTTAAAAGAAAATTATGGTATCCTTATACAAGGATATCTCTCTCAAATTGGAAATATCAAATGTAAATTAAAATCTTTTAAAGAAATAGAAAAAAATGATTTTTTTTGTCCAGATCCAAAAAAAATTAAAAAAATAGATAAATTAATTAGACAAATAAAAAAAAATGGAGATTCTATAGGAGCAGAAGTTACAACAATAATAAAAAATGTTCCAATAGGATTAGGAGAACCTGTATTTGATAAATTAGATGCAGAAATAGCACATGCCATAATGGGTATAAATGCAGTTAAAGGAGTAGAAATAGGAGATGGATTTTCTGTTGTTAAAAAACTTGGAAGCAAACATAGAGATGAAATGCATCCAAAAGGTTATTTAAGCAATAGAGATGGAGGAATTATTGGAGGAATAAGTAATGGACAAAATATAATAATTAAAAGTGCTTTTAAACCTACTTCAAGTATACGAATACCAGCTCAAGGAATAAATAAAAAAAATGAACCTGTTACAATAATTACTAAAGGAAGACATGATCCATGCGTAGGTCTAAGAGCTATCCCAATTACTGAATCTATGATTGCGATAGTAATAATGGATCATATTCTTAGATTTAAAGCTCAATGTTTAAAAAAATAA
- the rsmI gene encoding 16S rRNA (cytidine(1402)-2'-O)-methyltransferase, protein MKKKYGNLFIVATPIGNMDDITYRALNTLKKIDYIAAENYKHTLKLLNKYNINKSITSFHQHNELKNTKKIIKKLKKGKNIALVSDAGTPTINDPGFYLIRECHLNKIKVIPLPGACAAISALSASGIPSNKFCFEGFLPSKKIKRCKTLKKLKFEKRTIIFYETSHRIQKSLKNILKEFGPNRKITIAREITKYWESIKYNTVYNFFNKYKNNSLICKGEIVLIISGYKKNKKSIPIKIKKTLSILKSILSLKKTALITSKIHNIKKNILYKYLIKKKNNDKI, encoded by the coding sequence ATGAAAAAAAAATACGGTAATCTTTTTATAGTAGCAACACCAATAGGAAATATGGATGATATTACATATCGCGCTCTTAATACACTAAAAAAAATAGATTACATAGCTGCAGAAAATTATAAACATACATTAAAATTACTTAATAAATATAATATTAACAAATCTATAACTTCTTTTCATCAACATAACGAATTAAAAAATACAAAAAAAATTATCAAAAAACTAAAAAAAGGAAAAAATATCGCATTAGTATCAGATGCTGGAACTCCTACAATAAATGATCCAGGATTTTATTTAATTAGAGAATGCCATCTAAATAAAATAAAAGTAATTCCTTTACCTGGAGCTTGTGCAGCAATTTCAGCTTTAAGCGCATCTGGAATTCCATCAAATAAATTTTGTTTTGAAGGATTTCTTCCATCAAAAAAAATTAAAAGATGTAAAACTTTAAAAAAATTAAAATTTGAAAAACGAACAATAATTTTTTATGAAACTTCTCATAGAATACAAAAAAGTCTAAAAAATATTCTAAAAGAATTTGGACCAAATAGAAAAATAACAATAGCTAGAGAAATCACAAAATATTGGGAATCAATAAAATATAATACAGTCTATAATTTTTTTAATAAATATAAAAATAATTCATTAATTTGTAAAGGAGAAATAGTTTTAATAATTTCAGGTTATAAGAAAAATAAAAAAAGTATACCAATAAAAATAAAAAAAACATTGTCTATATTAAAATCTATATTATCTTTAAAAAAAACAGCTCTAATAACATCTAAAATACATAATATTAAAAAAAATATTTTATATAAATACTTGATTAAAAAAAAAAATAATGATAAAATTTAA
- a CDS encoding beta-ketoacyl synthase N-terminal-like domain-containing protein, whose protein sequence is MKRVVITGIGILSSIGQNKTEVLKSLKKGKSGIIFSEKMKKCGMKSNVWGKINFNYKKFFKKKFFKYMNLETLYAYLAMKEAISDSCLKDYHYKSNKDVGLILGTGFCSSRNNLRDLNIVNKKNNNFYKNYKSVNIYTVFQVMNSSISACLSTIFNINGISYSISSACATSSNCIGHSYELIKSGQQKIVFSGGSDSLTTNTAFYFDIIKALSKKYNSTPEKSSRPYDLNRDGFVLSEGSGVLVLEELDSALFRKAHIYGEIISYNSNSDGFSMFIPSEKGMYRCMKSAVKNIPTNIDCINVHATSTKIGDIKELNAIKKVFKKKHFPLISSTKSMTGHSLGASGVHEAIFLLLMLENNFIAPSINIEIMDPKVKNIKIITSFKEIFLNTVMSNSFGFGGVNTVLIFKKFFY, encoded by the coding sequence ATGAAAAGAGTTGTTATTACTGGAATTGGAATTTTATCTAGTATTGGACAAAATAAAACAGAGGTTTTAAAATCTTTAAAAAAAGGAAAATCTGGAATTATTTTTTCTGAAAAAATGAAAAAATGCGGAATGAAAAGTAATGTTTGGGGAAAAATTAATTTTAATTATAAAAAATTTTTTAAAAAAAAATTTTTTAAATATATGAATTTAGAAACACTTTATGCTTATTTAGCTATGAAAGAAGCAATTTCTGATTCATGTTTAAAAGATTATCATTATAAAAGTAATAAAGATGTAGGATTAATTTTAGGAACAGGTTTTTGTTCTTCAAGAAATAATTTAAGAGATTTAAATATTGTAAATAAAAAAAATAATAATTTTTATAAAAATTATAAGAGTGTTAATATATATACTGTATTTCAAGTTATGAATTCTAGTATTTCTGCTTGTTTATCTACTATTTTTAATATTAATGGTATTAGTTATTCTATTAGTTCAGCATGCGCTACTTCATCAAATTGTATAGGTCATTCTTATGAATTAATTAAGTCAGGACAACAAAAAATAGTTTTTTCTGGAGGATCTGATTCTTTAACAACAAATACTGCTTTTTATTTTGATATAATTAAAGCATTATCTAAAAAATATAATTCTACTCCAGAAAAATCTTCTCGTCCATATGATTTAAATCGTGATGGTTTTGTTCTTTCAGAAGGAAGCGGTGTGTTAGTATTAGAAGAATTAGATTCAGCATTATTTAGAAAAGCTCATATATATGGAGAAATTATATCGTATAATTCTAATTCTGATGGTTTTAGTATGTTTATTCCTTCTGAAAAAGGAATGTATAGATGTATGAAATCTGCAGTGAAAAATATTCCAACGAATATTGATTGTATTAATGTTCACGCTACTTCAACTAAAATTGGAGATATTAAAGAATTAAATGCAATAAAAAAAGTTTTTAAAAAAAAACATTTTCCTTTAATTTCTTCGACTAAATCTATGACTGGGCATTCATTAGGTGCTTCAGGTGTTCATGAAGCAATTTTTTTATTATTAATGTTAGAAAACAATTTTATTGCTCCAAGTATTAATATAGAAATAATGGATCCAAAGGTAAAGAATATAAAAATTATTACTTCTTTTAAAGAAATTTTTTTAAATACAGTAATGTCTAATAGTTTTGGTTTTGGAGGAGTGAATACAGTATTAATTTTTAAAAAGTTTTTTTATTAA
- the dapA gene encoding 4-hydroxy-tetrahydrodipicolinate synthase produces the protein MFKGNMVALITPMDETGKICLDSLKNLINYHINNKTKAIVSVGTTGESSTLTKKEHVKLVLLTVKISKKRIPIIAGTGANSTEEAILLTKKFEKSGVSACLSVTPYYNKPSQEGLYQHFKKISKSTSLPQILYNVPSRTGCDLLPKTIYRLSKFKNIIGIKEASGDLSRVNKIRNLVKKKFFIISGDDSTALDFMQLGGDGIISVTSNIAAKEISKICAFVSKKKFSKARKINKKLIKLHNILFLESNPIPIKWAAKKIGLIKFNTLRLPMTQPSQKLKKIIKNELNKKNIEITKKNIKKYNLF, from the coding sequence ATGTTTAAAGGAAATATGGTTGCCTTAATTACTCCTATGGATGAAACAGGAAAAATTTGCTTAGATAGCTTAAAAAACCTTATTAATTATCATATTAATAATAAAACAAAAGCTATTGTTTCTGTTGGAACTACTGGAGAATCTTCTACATTAACAAAAAAAGAACACGTAAAACTTGTTTTATTAACTGTTAAAATTTCAAAAAAAAGAATACCAATTATCGCTGGAACTGGAGCAAATTCCACAGAAGAAGCAATTTTATTAACAAAAAAATTTGAAAAAAGTGGAGTTTCCGCATGTTTAAGCGTTACTCCATACTATAACAAACCTTCACAAGAAGGATTATATCAACACTTTAAAAAAATTTCTAAAAGTACTTCTTTACCTCAAATTCTATATAATGTTCCTTCTAGAACAGGATGTGATTTACTTCCAAAAACTATTTATAGATTGTCTAAATTTAAAAACATTATTGGAATAAAAGAAGCAAGTGGAGACTTATCTCGAGTAAATAAAATTAGAAATTTAGTTAAAAAAAAATTTTTTATAATTAGCGGAGATGATTCAACAGCATTAGATTTTATGCAATTAGGAGGAGATGGAATTATCTCAGTAACTTCAAATATAGCCGCAAAAGAAATATCTAAAATATGTGCATTTGTATCTAAAAAAAAATTCTCAAAAGCAAGAAAAATAAATAAAAAATTAATAAAACTTCATAATATTTTATTTTTAGAATCTAATCCAATTCCTATTAAATGGGCGGCAAAAAAAATAGGCCTAATAAAATTTAATACATTAAGACTTCCTATGACTCAACCATCTCAAAAATTAAAAAAAATTATAAAAAATGAATTAAATAAAAAAAATATAGAAATAACAAAAAAAAATATAAAAAAATATAATTTATTTTAA
- the smrB gene encoding endonuclease SmrB, which translates to MNIKKKINEKNKLIFKKWLNGTKKIVQDTVYHMKNNNSYFFSCNKKKIYQENLHSYYFSYSNIKSQFNNNSLYYIRYDSEINRLKKLKKGYYSPKVFLDVHGFTQYQTKIELGKLMYFCIKKKINCLNIMHGYGKNILRQQIPVWLSRHPNVVAFNRSPKSFGDNASILVLIDF; encoded by the coding sequence ATGAATATAAAAAAAAAAATAAATGAAAAAAACAAATTAATTTTTAAAAAATGGTTAAATGGAACAAAAAAAATTGTTCAAGATACTGTTTATCATATGAAGAATAATAACTCATATTTTTTTTCTTGTAATAAAAAAAAAATATATCAAGAAAATTTACATAGTTATTATTTTTCATATTCTAATATAAAATCTCAATTTAATAATAATTCATTATATTATATTAGATATGATAGTGAAATTAATAGATTAAAAAAATTAAAAAAAGGATATTATAGTCCTAAAGTTTTTTTAGATGTTCATGGTTTTACTCAATATCAAACTAAAATAGAGTTAGGAAAATTAATGTATTTTTGTATAAAAAAAAAAATTAATTGTTTAAATATTATGCATGGGTATGGAAAAAATATATTAAGACAACAAATTCCAGTATGGTTATCAAGACATCCAAATGTTGTTGCTTTTAATAGATCTCCTAAATCTTTTGGAGATAATGCTTCTATTTTAGTATTAATAGATTTTTAA
- the tal gene encoding transaldolase: MNQLEQLKKYTKVVIDSGDISHIKKYKPFDATTNPSLILKAIKMKEYFYLIKNSIEYSKKKGGNNKKKITRAVDKIIVSLGSEILNKIPGVVSSEVDARLSFNIEKSILKAKKIISMYENDHGINRNRVLIKLAATWEGIKAAEYLEKNNIHCNLTLLFSFAQARACAESNVFLISPFVGRIYDWYKLNYPTSKYHVLQDKGVRSVKNIYEYYKKYLYKTIIMGASFRNKEQILALSGCDCLTISPELLEDLKSSDEILNKELFLPKVTFKKPDEKLSKSEFKFLHNKDLMAVEKLSEGIKQFSLDQNTLEKIIKKNM; the protein is encoded by the coding sequence ATGAATCAATTAGAACAATTAAAAAAATATACAAAAGTTGTTATAGATAGTGGAGATATTTCTCATATTAAAAAATATAAACCTTTTGATGCAACTACGAATCCTTCTTTAATATTAAAAGCAATAAAGATGAAAGAATATTTTTATTTAATTAAGAATTCGATTGAATATTCTAAAAAAAAAGGAGGAAATAATAAAAAAAAAATTACTCGAGCTGTTGATAAAATTATTGTGAGTTTAGGTTCTGAAATTTTAAATAAAATTCCAGGAGTAGTTTCAAGTGAAGTTGATGCGCGTCTATCTTTTAATATAGAAAAAAGTATATTAAAAGCTAAAAAGATTATTTCTATGTATGAAAATGATCATGGAATTAATCGTAATAGAGTATTAATTAAATTAGCTGCTACATGGGAAGGAATAAAGGCAGCAGAATATTTAGAAAAAAATAATATTCATTGTAATTTAACTCTTTTATTTTCTTTTGCTCAAGCACGTGCGTGTGCTGAATCTAATGTTTTTTTAATTTCTCCTTTTGTAGGAAGAATATATGATTGGTATAAATTAAATTATCCTACTTCTAAATATCATGTTTTACAAGATAAAGGTGTAAGATCTGTTAAAAATATATATGAATATTATAAAAAATATTTATATAAAACTATAATTATGGGTGCTAGTTTTCGAAATAAAGAACAAATATTAGCTTTATCAGGTTGTGATTGTTTAACTATTTCTCCTGAATTATTAGAAGATTTAAAATCTAGTGATGAAATTTTAAATAAAGAATTATTTTTACCAAAAGTTACTTTTAAAAAACCTGATGAAAAATTATCTAAATCTGAATTTAAATTTCTTCATAATAAAGATTTGATGGCTGTTGAAAAATTATCTGAAGGAATTAAACAGTTCAGTTTAGATCAAAATACTCTTGAAAAAATTATTAAAAAAAACATGTAA
- the tkt gene encoding transketolase, whose amino-acid sequence MFSKKYLANAIRAISIDSVQLANSGHPGAPMGMADIAEILWRFFLNHNPKNPLWHNRDRFILSNGHSSILLYSLLHLTGYNLNISDLKNFRQLNSKTPGHPEIGYTPGVETTTGPLGQGISIAVGMAIAERTLGLYFNRDKYKIVDHYTWVFAGDGCLMEGVSHEVCSLAGTLCLEKLILLYDKNNISIDGNTDNWFSEDVKKRFESYHWHVIDNINGHDSESIFNAIKQAKKIKKKPVIIIFNTIIGFGSPNKSGTSSAHGAPLGEKEVILSKKKLNWKYPPFEIPDFIYSEWDATKKGKLLEDSWNNIFKKYQKKYPKLASEYIRRMQNKLPENWIDINKNLIKILNKSKQSISTRQASKNIIEYFGPVVLELIGGSADLSPSNLTKWSGSKSINKYVLGNYINYGVREFGMTSIANGISQYGGFIPYTSTFLIFSEYARNAVRMAALMKTRQILIYTHDSIGLGEDGPTHQPIEQLSSLRLTPNMSVWRPADTLETAISWKFSIERKNGPTALVLSRQNLSFINRTNDQIKNINKGGYILRDSEKKLNIILISTGSELKLVLLAYKELKKLGYSIRVVSMPSTDVFDSQDLDYKNFVLPPKIKNRLIVEASMKDYWYKYSGLNGKIIGMKTFGESAPSDDLFKKFGFTVKNIVKKSIRLINN is encoded by the coding sequence ATGTTTTCAAAAAAATATTTAGCTAATGCTATTCGTGCTATTAGTATAGATTCTGTACAGTTAGCAAATTCTGGTCATCCAGGAGCTCCTATGGGAATGGCAGATATTGCAGAAATTTTATGGCGTTTTTTTTTGAATCATAATCCAAAAAATCCGTTATGGCATAATCGAGATAGATTTATTTTATCTAATGGTCATAGTTCAATACTTTTATATAGTTTATTACATTTGACTGGGTATAATTTAAATATTTCAGATTTAAAAAATTTTAGACAATTAAATTCAAAAACTCCAGGGCATCCAGAAATTGGATATACACCAGGTGTTGAAACAACTACTGGTCCATTAGGGCAAGGAATATCAATTGCTGTAGGTATGGCAATAGCAGAGAGAACATTAGGATTATATTTTAATAGAGATAAATACAAAATTGTAGATCATTATACATGGGTATTTGCTGGAGATGGATGTTTAATGGAAGGAGTTTCTCATGAAGTTTGTTCTTTAGCAGGGACTTTATGTTTAGAAAAATTAATTTTATTATATGATAAAAATAATATTTCTATAGATGGAAATACAGATAATTGGTTTTCTGAAGATGTAAAGAAAAGATTTGAATCGTATCATTGGCATGTAATCGATAATATTAATGGTCATGATTCAGAATCTATTTTTAATGCTATAAAACAAGCTAAAAAAATTAAAAAAAAACCAGTAATAATAATTTTTAATACAATAATTGGTTTTGGATCTCCTAATAAATCTGGTACATCTTCAGCTCATGGAGCTCCTTTAGGAGAAAAAGAAGTTATTTTATCTAAAAAGAAATTAAATTGGAAATATCCTCCATTTGAAATTCCAGATTTTATTTATTCAGAATGGGATGCTACAAAAAAAGGAAAATTATTAGAAGATTCTTGGAATAATATTTTTAAAAAATATCAAAAAAAATATCCAAAATTAGCATCTGAATATATACGTCGAATGCAAAATAAATTACCAGAAAATTGGATAGATATTAATAAAAATTTAATAAAAATTTTAAATAAATCTAAACAATCTATTTCCACAAGACAAGCTTCTAAAAATATTATTGAGTATTTTGGTCCTGTTGTATTAGAATTAATAGGTGGCTCGGCAGATCTTTCACCAAGTAATTTAACAAAATGGTCAGGTTCAAAATCTATTAATAAATATGTTTTAGGAAATTATATTAATTATGGTGTAAGAGAATTTGGGATGACGTCTATTGCTAATGGAATTTCTCAATATGGTGGTTTTATTCCATATACTTCTACTTTTCTTATTTTTTCAGAATATGCTCGTAATGCAGTTAGAATGGCAGCATTAATGAAAACTAGACAAATTTTAATATATACACATGATTCAATTGGTTTAGGAGAAGATGGGCCTACTCATCAACCTATTGAACAATTATCAAGTTTGCGTTTAACCCCAAATATGAGTGTATGGAGACCTGCTGATACATTAGAAACTGCAATATCTTGGAAATTTTCTATAGAAAGAAAAAATGGTCCTACGGCTCTTGTTTTATCTCGACAAAATTTAAGTTTTATTAATCGAACAAATGATCAAATTAAAAATATTAATAAAGGAGGTTATATACTTAGAGATAGTGAAAAAAAATTAAATATTATTCTTATATCTACTGGATCAGAGTTAAAATTAGTTTTATTAGCTTATAAAGAATTAAAAAAATTAGGTTATTCTATTCGGGTAGTTTCTATGCCTTCTACAGATGTTTTTGATAGTCAGGATTTAGATTATAAGAATTTTGTATTACCTCCTAAAATTAAAAATCGATTAATAGTAGAAGCAAGTATGAAAGATTATTGGTATAAATATTCTGGTTTAAATGGTAAAATTATAGGAATGAAGACTTTTGGTGAATCAGCTCCTTCAGATGATTTATTTAAAAAGTTTGGTTTTACAGTAAAAAATATTGTAAAAAAATCAATTAGATTAATAAATAATTAA
- the dapE gene encoding succinyl-diaminopimelate desuccinylase produces the protein MLEDIVLLSQQLIKIPSISPLDLGCQKIISKRLKKIGFSVEEININQTNNLWAYRGTGKTLTFLGHTDVVPPGDLNEWNTDPFKPKIINNFLFGRGISDMKGSLSSMIVATEYFIKKNPFHKGRISFLITSDEESSGNDGIKKVIKILKKRKENIEYCLVGEPTSDIFLGDVIKNGRRGSLSAELIIYGTQGHIAYPNLADNPIHKSIYFLKKLISLELDSGNRHFQSSNLQIFNLSSGQKNITNIIPNSIHIGLNIRYNTEITKEEIVFKIEKLLLKNNLKYNINWIFSGYPFITQSGLLLNTVKNSIFNIQKFIPTLSTSGGTSDGRFFSCINSEIIELGLINKTIHKVNECAKIKDLYILAKIYKDILKNIFI, from the coding sequence ATGTTAGAAGATATTGTTTTATTAAGTCAACAATTAATTAAAATTCCGTCAATAAGTCCATTAGATTTAGGATGTCAAAAAATTATTTCAAAAAGATTAAAAAAAATTGGTTTTTCAGTTGAAGAAATTAATATTAATCAAACAAATAATTTATGGGCTTATAGAGGAACAGGAAAAACTTTGACTTTTCTTGGTCATACAGATGTTGTTCCTCCAGGAGATTTAAATGAATGGAATACTGATCCTTTTAAACCAAAAATTATAAATAATTTTTTGTTTGGAAGAGGTATATCAGATATGAAAGGATCTTTATCTTCAATGATTGTTGCTACTGAATATTTTATTAAAAAAAATCCATTTCATAAAGGACGAATTTCTTTTTTAATAACTTCTGATGAAGAATCTTCTGGAAATGATGGTATTAAAAAAGTTATAAAAATTTTAAAAAAAAGAAAAGAAAATATTGAGTATTGTTTAGTTGGAGAACCTACTAGTGATATTTTTTTAGGAGATGTAATAAAAAATGGAAGAAGAGGTTCGTTAAGTGCTGAATTAATTATTTATGGCACTCAAGGACATATTGCTTATCCTAATTTAGCAGATAATCCTATACATAAGTCTATTTATTTTCTTAAAAAATTGATTTCACTTGAATTAGATTCTGGAAATAGACATTTTCAATCAAGTAATTTGCAAATTTTTAATTTATCTTCAGGACAAAAAAATATTACTAATATTATTCCAAATTCAATTCATATTGGATTAAATATTAGATATAATACTGAAATTACTAAAGAAGAAATAGTATTTAAAATTGAAAAACTTTTGTTGAAAAATAATTTAAAATATAACATTAATTGGATTTTTTCAGGATATCCATTTATTACTCAATCGGGATTATTATTAAATACAGTTAAAAATTCTATTTTTAATATTCAAAAATTTATTCCAACTTTATCTACTTCTGGAGGAACTTCTGATGGTCGATTTTTTTCTTGCATTAATTCAGAAATTATAGAATTAGGATTAATAAATAAAACTATTCATAAAGTTAATGAGTGTGCAAAAATAAAAGATTTATATATATTAGCAAAAATATATAAAGATATTTTAAAAAATATTTTTATTTAA